The Vicinamibacteria bacterium DNA window AAGCTCGCCGAGCTCCAGGTGTCGGCAGGAATCACGCACAGCAAGAATGCCTTTCCTTTCCCGCCCAAGAAGCCGAGCCTGCCGACGTAACAGCGTCGACCGGTAGAATGTCCGGGTGACGGCTCTTACTTGGAAATGGCTGCCGCTCGCAATTGTTCTCCTCGCATCGGGAATCTGCTGGCTCGTCATCGGTCGAGGCGGGATGGCGGCGATCGTGGCCTGGTACGCGTTTCAGATCGGACTACCCCTGCTGGGGCTGGTCCTGCTTCTCGTCGTCTCCGTCTACGCCATCGTCAACCGCCGAATCGATAGCGGGATTCTCGCGAGCCTCATCGGATGTGCAGCGGCCGTGGCGCCGGCCGCCTGGTACTTCGGGTTTCTCACCGTCGCCTACCCTGCTTCCATCGAGTCCACGAAGCCCGCGGCAACGGTTCGACTTCCGGCGGCCGAGACTCTTACGGTGGCCTGGGGCGGCGACCGGATCGAGGTGAACTACCATGCCATCGTCCCGGATCAACGGTGGGCCTACGACCTGTTCGCCGAGCCCTATCTCACCGGAAGCGACAGGCTTCAGGACTACGGTTGCTACGGGATTCCCGTCGTGGCTCCCGCGGCGGGCTGGGTTGCCTCCGTTCATGACGGGTCGCCGGATGTCGTTCCCGGCCAGTCTTCGCTGAATCTCGAGACGCCCTTCGGCAACCACGTGGTGATCGAGCTGCCGACGGGAACGTACCTGGTGATCGCGCACCTGCAGGAAGGAAGCGTCGCGGTGAAGGCGGGAGACTCTGTCGAAGAGGGTGAGCCCATCGGACGATGCGGCAACTCCGGGAACACGAGCGAGCCTCACATCCACATCCATCACCAGCGACAAGACCCGGCGGTGTACCCGGTCAACTTCGCCGAAGGGCTGCCCTTGTTCTTCAGAGA harbors:
- a CDS encoding M23 family metallopeptidase, which translates into the protein MTALTWKWLPLAIVLLASGICWLVIGRGGMAAIVAWYAFQIGLPLLGLVLLLVVSVYAIVNRRIDSGILASLIGCAAAVAPAAWYFGFLTVAYPASIESTKPAATVRLPAAETLTVAWGGDRIEVNYHAIVPDQRWAYDLFAEPYLTGSDRLQDYGCYGIPVVAPAAGWVASVHDGSPDVVPGQSSLNLETPFGNHVVIELPTGTYLVIAHLQEGSVAVKAGDSVEEGEPIGRCGNSGNTSEPHIHIHHQRQDPAVYPVNFAEGLPLFFRDHDGPPMPEGGIRRTDGKLLATGISVRHRPR